The DNA segment TCAAAATTATTGGATGCAATAAAGTTAAACTGAGTGTGCAACCTCCTTATCAACACTTTTCCAATCCTGTTCACGTGCAGTTGCCGTctcatattaaaataagatattcATCTGGGAAGCAGAGTAATGATGCTACATACAGAAAGAAAGGAAAATTCAAGGAAGGAGAGGATGACTTAGAAGTTGGTAGACTAAAAGAAGGATCTCAGGGGAACCACTTGACTTCATTGGATATATTTGCTGGCTGTGGTGGCTTGTCTGAGGGATTGCAGCAATCAGGCACCGCTTTCACTTGCTTTCATTTTTGTGATTGTTTTCAAGTTTATGGTTACTTGCATGTAGAAGCTTGTCATTTGGGTTCTGACGCATCCGAACTTTCAGGTGTCTCTGTTACTAAATGGGCTATTGAGTACGATGAAGCTGCTGGAGATGCATTTAAACTCAATCACCCTGAGGCTTCAGTGTTTGTTAACAATTGTAATGTGATCTTGAGGTAATTTTTTAGAAGATATAATATCCTCTCTCACACATACGTGCCTATTAGATGTATGGGCACGCATCTATCTCAAACATTTTACGGAAATCATTTATATGCAGGGCTGTGATGCAGAAATGCGGTGATGCAGATGACTGCTTTTCGACCCCCGAGGCTACTGAATTGGCTGCAGCATTGAGCCAGGAGGATCTTGATAATCTCCCACTGCCAGGGCAAGTTGATTTTATAAATGGAGGACCTCCTTGCCAGGTTGGTTAAACTATCTACTCTTATCATTGTTGTTTAAACAATCCGCTCTCAGAATTTCCAAACTAAATGAATTAACCACGTCTCTAAAAGTGGACAATTATTCCTGTAGGGTTTTTCCGGAATGAATAGATTCAATCAGAGTACCTGGAGTAAAGTTCAATGTGAAATGATTTTAGCCTTTTTATCTTTTGCTGACTACTATCGACCAAAGTTTTTCCTTTTGGAGAATGTACGGAATTTTGTGACTTTCAACCAAGGACAGACATTCCGCTTAACTTTAGCTTCCCTTCTTGAGATGGGATATCAGGTACATGCTGTTGCTTATATTGCGAGAATAAGGTTCTTGATTTATTATATCTGCTGAAGTATTTATGTGTATTTGTTGATTATGGCTAGGTGAGATTTGGTATCCTCGAAGCTGGTGCATTTGGAGTACCTCAGTCGAGGAAGAGAGCCTTCATATGGGCGGCCTCTCCCGAAGAGATTCTTCCTGAGTGGCCAGAGCCAATCCATGTCTTTGCGGCACCAGAATTGAAGATCTCACTGTCAGGAAATTTGTATTACGCTGCTGTTAGGAGTACTGCAAGAGGAGCTCCACTTCGTCCTCTTACTGTCAGAGATACAATTGGAGATCTCCCGCCAGTGAAAAATGGTGCATCTAACGCAAACATGGAGGTACTAACTACTAATGATGGGAAAAAGCTGTATGATGTAATAGTATTGGTCAGATATTCTATAGATCATACTTCGTATATAACAACTTGAGCTCAATTACCTAATTACATTTCCTTGCCCCTTAAAATGCAGTTTCAAAGTGAGCCTATATCATGGTTCCAGAAGAAAATTCGTGGAAACATGGAGTTGTTAAATGATCACATTGCAAAAGAGATGAATGAGCTTAACCTAATTAGGTGTCAGAGGATTCCCACGTGTCCTGGTGCAGATTGGCGTGATCTTCCAGATGAAAAGGTATCATCTAGCCAATTGGGATTTTTAATCTCTTACCGTCtgttcaagtattttattttgtagTCTTACTTGTCTTCCATTGCCCTACAGGTCAAATTATCAACTGGGCAAGTTGTTGATTTGATACCTTGGTGCTTACCAAATACTGCCAAGAGACACAATCAGTGGAAGGGTCTATTTGGAAGGTTGGATTGGGAGGGAAACTTTCCAACTTCCATCACAGACCCTCAGCCAATGGGTAAAGTGGGAATGTGTTTTCATCCTGAGCAAGACAGGATTGTCACTGTTCGTGAATGCTCGCGTTCTCAGGTAAGTGGCCTTTACTACTTTATTTCATGTGGAGTCATCGTGAATGCTTGCGTACTCAGATAGATCAGCATTATTCGGATATTATACGATGGCTAATCTGTTGATTGTCTTATACCTGTGGAGACCTAAGACTTGAGGGCTTAAATCAGCAAATGGATCTAATTGTATCATATGCATATTTCCATATGCTAGTTATTTCTTGCTCCTTTAAAAGTCAAAACATTTCCTGGTAGTACATGTGAGTTTTTGCTCTCTAGATACagattatatatattgtttcaTAAAACCAGATTTGAACATGTTTGTGCAGGGTTTTCCGGACAAGTATAAATTTTCTGGCACTGTTCTTCACAAGCACAGGCAGATAGGAAATGCTGTTCCACCTCCTCTAGCATATGCACTTGGAAGAAAACTGAAGGTAGCCGTTGAGAGCAAGTCTTTGTAGCCAGACATATCCAGTGTGAATGAGGATGGAGGCAGTTTTTCCGACTGCCAAAGAATCAGAGAAAAGTTATTGAGTTTTCATCGATTCTGTATTCATGCTGATGTTAACTGATCAACAAGATAGAAGAAATTGCGATGGTCAATTTCGTTGTCTCtgagtttgactattattttgGGATCATAGTTTGGTTGGTTGGTTTGCATTACTTGAGAGGATGTTTACCATTGTGCAACGGTCAGTTTTGACAGCTGTATAGTTAGTACAATGAATTATTGCATTTGTAATTGAGAAACTCAATCAgtatgtattttaaatttattcttgATAGAGCTCAAGTATCAAATGCGTTAAATTTCATTATTCGTTTACTTGGAAGATTTTCCGTACTTCATATGAATTGCCACAACTTTTCATATAAGaataatattaatttgattAATTTTCTGATCTGTATACAGTATATCATAGTTTGGTTGGTTGGTTGGTTTGCATTGAAAAATAAGGTCGTTCggctttgtttttttaaaaaacttatcTTAATTTTAACGGCAAGATGTTATTTCTATTTAatccttaaaaattaattttccatcAGTCCATATATTTTTGCATTTATTGATTCAAATAATAgcatctcaaaaaaaaaaaactccatTATTTAATAATACTGCAATATTGTGTACGTTTTTGCAAGTTACAAATACATaatgatattaaaaaattaatcatcaaataaaaatttatacaaTCTGATCATTGTAATTTTCTGGAAACAAAGCTaaatattatttcatttcaCAGTTTCAAAAGCTCAGTTTCTTAAAACTAACCTCGGGGATGAGTTTAAGTATATTTCCCGATTCCTGTGTAGGAAATGCTTTTCGAAGCAAGCTGTTGAAAAACTTGCGGACAAAGATGATGCACACAAAGTCTCGCCAAATTGACTTCAAACTCCAGGTTTCCAACAGGTAGAATATATTGCAGCATGAGTTGCGTTTGCAGATTTTCTTATTTCTCTATCTTTGCCTTGTGTCCTTGGGATTTGCGTTTCCCTGCAGGAACTTTACCTTGAGAAAAGGATGGCAGTTGTTTCAACTTCAGTTTGATCGACCTAACCATTGAAGATGACTCCCGCTTCTCATTTCCTCGAGGCAATCCATCAGTTTTTTTATTTGCATGTTCATGTCCGTGCACTTCTGATACTTGACCAAGAACTTCCGAGTGAACCGATGGGCCATTTTCTTGATCGCTGATCTTCAGTACTTGTGCAATCTGCCTAGAATAAGTCGCACTCCTGTAGCGCCAAAACCAGATATCATTTGAAAAGTAGACATTGAATGTCTTgaaatttgattttaaaaaaacaagggAATCTCTTCcgaaagataaaataaaaaatattcagTATCGTAGTGTGTTGTACTGCATAATCCGACAATAGGATATGTACCTTTTGAACTGAGGATCTGTTGGATCCAACGCAAAGTGGGGTGAGGTGAAAAAAGACGAAAAACGAGGATCATCAATGTCAGCAGTTGGAATTTTATTCTCATCTGGAATTTCCGTTCCTTTTTTCCACTTCTTTTTCTTAGGTTTCAAATTGTAGCCTTTTATATTTGCATCTCCACCATTATCATCAGCAAGTAACAATTCAAGCTCTGCTATGCTTGCTTCAGCTTCTTGGGCTGTTTCTTGAATGTGACTTGCACTCTTGAACCGTCGGACTTGGTTCCCTTTACTCACTGTGGCTGAAGGCTCATCAATGAAAAAGTCATCATGTTGTTCTGCAGGTTCTGAAATTTTCTGATCAGTATAACTGTCTTCCTCATCTGATGAATACTTGGACCTGTTTTTATTAGCCTTCTTTTTCTCTCTCCTCTTTCTGAGATGCTCATCCCAAACAGTTTCTGATTTCTTGTCTTTCTTTTCTAATATGCGTTTGCTAATATTTTCTAAGCTAGAATTAAAAGTGACCTCCATGTCTTGATCATCTCCCTCTTCATCATTATCATCTGAACCATCCTCAGACTGGATCAGTGAACGGTACATATCTTGTTTTTTGCgttttttcatcaatttgtcTTCTGTGTCATCAGCGTTATCATCATCAGTTTCGCTCTCATCAGATGCCAAAAACTCTTTCAACTCCAGCTCAACAAgctgaaaacaaaataaaactcgTAACAAAGTAATTTTGTTTTAGGGGAATTTATGTCAGGCCAGAGACCAAAATCTTACAGATGGGAGCTGGGTGATTTAATCAGACTGATGGAAGTTTTGGGCAGGGTTAGGCTTTTGGAGGGAGGAGAGGATGTTAGGTATTGGAAGTGGGATGTTTCAGGAGAGTTTTCAGTGAAAtccttctttgattattttttaccAAAACCTTTGTTTCCAAAATTTGATCTTTTTCAAACGATCTAGAAAACACCTATTCCGTCTAAGGTAAAGGTTTTCTCTTGGACTGCAGTGTTGGGTAGGCTACCGACTTGTGAATTGATTCAAAAGAGGTTTCCGAAATGTCTACAAAATCCTAATTGGTGTGTGCTATGCAAGCAAGGGGGAGAGAGTCAGGATCATCTGTTGATTCATTGTCCATACACAAGCTCCTTATGGTGGTTAGCGTTGAGGGATCTGGGATTGTCGTGGGTGACACCGAAGACCACGAAGGATTTGTTCGCAGTAGATTTGGGGTGCTCACTGGGAAAAGAGGGGAAAATTCTTTGGGCAGTCATAATACTTTGTGTTTGCTGGATCGTATGGCTGGAAAGAAACAGGAGGATCTTTGAAGACGAAGAGGTTTTGATTGGAGAGACTTGGGATAAGATTAAGTTGAGAGTAGCAGCTTGGTTACACATTTTAACAGAATTCCAACCGTTTTCAATTTTAGATTTGTATAGGGATTGGAGTTTGATCTTGAATTAGCTTAATCTTTGAACTAGTCTAGGGAATTTTGTCCGAGATCCACACAAGACTTATTTGCTATATAGATCTCGGACATCATTTGGGTGAGAAAGGGATAATCTTTTGGAGGGTGGTCGTTCATGTCGTCTGTTGGTCAGTGTGGCTGGCTGGAGAGAAATAGAAAAATTTTTGAAGAACTTGAAGAGTCGATCGACGAATGCTGGGAAAGGATCAAAATTAAAGTTTCTACATGGATAAGATCTCATGTACATTTTCAGAGTGCGTCCATCTCGGATTTATTACGAGACTGGGCATTTGCATTTTGTTGATAGGGATCATGAAAGATAGGATCACGAGAGCCTTCTCGGTGATGGCGGATCACTTGTCCGCATATTGTACATTGTTTTTATAGTTATGAATATAATATGTttcttataaaaataaaataaaaataaaaaaaagtctTGAGAATTTTGTGGACCACTGGTCCACCTTTGAATGTAACTCCTATAATGTTAATATTTGtgtttcttataaaaaaaaataacaataatgaCATGGTAGAATATATTCATGCTCTCCACACGTGAGATAATTACATATTAGGCCATTTCATTATAATGTTGATCGCATTAATAAGCTTTTCCATACAGACAGACAAAAGATGGCTTGTGGTTTGaacattttaatatatatatatatatataaagttttgataccaaaAAAGGAACCCACGGAAATGAATTCATATGAACCTGATCAGTATTTAGTTTTCTTTTCAAGGTCTTCGAGCGCTGTGGTTCATCTTCATCCCAAGTAAGATGAACATCGCTTTGTTGCAATGCTCTAGTTTGAAAATCCAGACCTTCGTAGTCGGTTGGTGCCTAACAAAGGACAGAATCAGATTACAGAACAGTCAGATCAAGATTGAATTAGTGACAGGACACAGAAATTTACAAGTTTCCTTTCACAGCCATggttaaaataggtttttagaCTTGTAACATATTTCACATGATGCTAGAAAACAACTATTCCTTGGATGACCAACAAGCTTATCCGCTGATAAGGATAAAAGTTACAAGCAGATAGATTATACAGAGAAATTTTGTTCATGTACTGATCAAGAGTCGATATGTTACCTCCGTTGCAACATCACGTGGCTGATGTTCAAATTTCATAGAGTCTGGAATAAATCTTAAATCCAGTTTATTTCCAGATCTTTCAAACTCTACCCCATCACAGGTTTTGTAAAGGTAGTCTGCTGTAGCACTTGAATCAAATTTCACAACGGCAAAATAGTACCTAAAGCAAGAAGGTAACTATCTCATACTCTAGAACAGGAAAATAATCATTAACAAGGTTGCAGTCAATACAGTTTTTagcataaatataataaaaagagGAAGGTCAACCATTTCAGACCAAAACCCAAACGAATAATAactataatttaaatttcaaattcatgTATAAGAGTAGAAATACATATTCTCAAATACCAAACATCGCCATGTTTTTATTCCATCGCAGCCAACTGCACGACAAATAAACAAAGCTTATTGTCTAAACCCGTGCATTATGTATGCATTGGATAGACAAGTATGAAGCAACCAGCAAAAGGTGGAgccaataattatatattatgtatAGAAACTCGAATTCAGTAATATACGTTACCTTAGCCTACTTAATTCATAAGCACGTAGCTTCTTTTTATCAATGCCATCATCATCCTCATTATCATGttcctcgtcgtcgtcgtcaAACAGTCCAATAGGACCACGGGTACCTTCCTCTTCCATTCGTTTGAGTCCAAATTCAGATGGATAGACAGTTACAGATACAATTTGACCCCCTTTAGGAAGAAATGATGTGAGCAAGACATACAAGTCAACTGCCTACAAAATTGGACATTAACTTAGTGAGAAACTAAAAGCACGGACACGACACTATCAAGATTGAGAGATGCATAAGCCAAGGGTCCACTACATAATTCGGTGCCACTTAGTAAATAGTGGTTAATCTTTGATAACAGATTAACAGCACATATCAAGGTaacattttaatttaatttaattcatgGAAAAAGCATGGAAGCGTGCTTAGAAAGACGCTTAAGTTGAAGTTACTGTGACCCAAAGATTAGTGCACCAATTGCATACAATTTTGAAATAAGACTAAGCCCAAGTGACAAAAACATAACTTTCATCATTTCACAGACCCGTACTTtggaaataataaataaaggtGGATCTTGTAAGCCCAGAACGGGGTAACACTTAAAAATATATTGAAGGTTCAAATACGGAAACAATCATGGACAGAATATGAAAACACAGAGATTTGGTAATGCATACCCTCACTTGACTCCAGTCCAGATTGACGACAGCTAGCCTGTGTGTTTCTTTTTCAATGTCTG comes from the Henckelia pumila isolate YLH828 chromosome 1, ASM3356847v2, whole genome shotgun sequence genome and includes:
- the LOC140877922 gene encoding pre-rRNA-processing protein esf1; the encoded protein is MKKSSNEGNNDKVIMDDRFVSAQSDPRFMEAPRRRAKVAIDSRFQRVFNDRGFTSSSASIDKRGKPTNKGNDKNSSSLKHYYRLLQEEEEDENEKSSGSELLKKEDANEKSAIRGGGEDESDDEKSDDSNEEKNFDESASTSSTDSDEEFIDDEEEDTFMQPEENVPDIEKETHRLAVVNLDWSQVRAVDLYVLLTSFLPKGGQIVSVTVYPSEFGLKRMEEEGTRGPIGLFDDDDEEHDNEDDDGIDKKKLRAYELSRLRYYFAVVKFDSSATADYLYKTCDGVEFERSGNKLDLRFIPDSMKFEHQPRDVATEAPTDYEGLDFQTRALQQSDVHLTWDEDEPQRSKTLKRKLNTDQLVELELKEFLASDESETDDDNADDTEDKLMKKRKKQDMYRSLIQSEDGSDDNDEEGDDQDMEVTFNSSLENISKRILEKKDKKSETVWDEHLRKRREKKKANKNRSKYSSDEEDSYTDQKISEPAEQHDDFFIDEPSATVSKGNQVRRFKSASHIQETAQEAEASIAELELLLADDNGGDANIKGYNLKPKKKKWKKGTEIPDENKIPTADIDDPRFSSFFTSPHFALDPTDPQFKRSATYSRQIAQVLKISDQENGPSVHSEVLGQVSEVHGHEHANKKTDGLPRGNEKRESSSMVRSIKLKLKQLPSFSQGKVPAGKRKSQGHKAKIEK